Within Pseudorca crassidens isolate mPseCra1 chromosome 8, mPseCra1.hap1, whole genome shotgun sequence, the genomic segment AGACTGCTACCAAAATTGTCATGACCCACTCTGACTTTGGTCATAAACTCTAAGTTCACTGTTCCCAAGGGTCACTGAAGCTACAGACACTGTCCCTTAAAgccaagaggaaaaggaaaagaaggcaaGTGCACAAGAAGACCTCTAGATGCCCCTGCTCAGACCCGCCCCCGCAGACGGGCAGTGCCGTACCCCTTGGGCAGAGGTCACTAAGAGGCTGGCCCTGAGCAGGCTTGGCTCAGTGTCTTCTGTTGGGGGTCAAGGACCAGGCTGGTTGGAAGGACTTGGGAAGCTGCTGGAAGCACGTCTGGAGATCACCAGGTTATTGCTGCATTTGGGGCAACAGAGGCCGAGCCACCCAAGCCAGAGGGAGCCCGAGGGCCTGCCCTCATCAGGGGGATCCCATTCCTAGAAAAGTGCCGTACACAGCCCTCACGCCACCTCTGCCAGCAACGAGGAAGTCAcgtctgggaggggaggggaagcacaGCCCCTGGCCTCGGCCAGCAGTCGGGGCCCTTTACTCAATTAGCTCCACGTAGTTGGCGGGAAACATGCCAAAGTGGCCGTCCGGCCCGTAGCCACGCCACCAGCCTTCGTCGATCACCtcaatgcccgtgatgaggttcTCAGGGTCGAAGGAGATCTCGGTCTCGTCGGCTGCAAAGAAGGTGAGCCCAGATGCGGTGCTGAGGGCCCTGGGCCAGCCGGCCCTCAGCCTGTGCTGACGCTGCTCCTGGGGCCACTCCCCCAGCACACACCTTCCTACGGGGCCCGGCCCTGGGCTCACTGTCCCAGCGAAAGGCTGGAGCACAGCACTTCCACACATCAGCCTGCTCCCTGAGGCCTCTACCCAGGGTCAGCAGGGGCACTGGCATCCAGGCCTGGCCCCTCTTCTCTAGTCGCACTTTCCGGCACTAGGACAAGGCGGGCAACTGGGATTCACACCAGTGGACAGCAAGTAGCTGCCCGCAGCATGTGGGGAGGCCTGAGCTGTGCAGGGCACCCACCCACTCTCCCTTCGCAccctcctgccttcccttccGACACGCCCCGGGGTTCTCCCCTTGAGGGAGTCCGCAAATCCTGCCTCCTGATCTTGGGCCCTGTGGTTTGAGGTGGCAGGGCTGCAGCACGTTACCTGCCTGGTAGTCATACAGGGCCCGGGCACAGAGCCCTTTCCCACTCAGCCCCGGGTAGTGGTCAATGCGCTCAGAGCTGGTATCTTGCTGCTGCACCTGCCCACGGAtgggaaagaagaagagaagtCTGGGATCGTGGTTACCCAGATTCAACCCTGCCTGTGACCAGGGCTCACGGCAGACCTGGGGGGAGGGCACACGGGGCACGGGATGCTCCAAAATTAAACAAGGTAATTCACAGGTAGGGAGCCACGGCATGCGTACAGCCAAGGAGCGCGTTTCCGGGCACATGGGCCCTTCACACATCTGCCCTGCTGCAGAGAACCCACCATTGGAGGCTCCTCGTAGAGGGTCtcctgctctgggggctcctcgtACACGGCCTCCTCTTCCGCCGGCACCGAGCACGGAGGGGCGCTGGGCACCGGCTCCTGGCGGGGATCTGCACGGGAGGACACGGCCCACTCTgacccaggggaggggagaggacatgccacgtctccctcccacccccaactccccACAGGGCAGCCGAGAGCCTTGCCTGCCCTGGGCCTTGAGGTGGCGTGAACTGACTCTCTGCTGAGGGGGGTCTCCGGTTGGGTGAGCTGCTTCTGCAGGAAGGGGCTCCTCAGCTTGCCTGCAAACCAACGGTAAACATCGAAGACATCACACTGCTGGAAAGGGGGAAGAGCCGAGTCCTCTCTGCCCCTTCTGTGCCCTGTGTTGCCCGGAGGGTGGACCTGTTCTGGGACAGTGGCTGTCATACAGGGAGCGAACAGGGACATGCAGCATCTGCAGGAATACCACCCGCTGTGCacacatctcacacacacacacatcgtaCACTCCAAGCAGCCCCTTGGGGGCCACGTGCAGTGCTGGAGAGCTGACCAGCAGTGCAGTCCAATATAGCCTTTGGGGGCCAGAGAGGTGACTGATGCAGGCCCGAGACCCAGCTAACAGCCCAACGTTGGGGGATTTACAGGGCCGGGGCTGGAGGGTGTCCACTCTAGAGCCACACACGGCCCCTCTTTTCCCACCACGTCAAGAGCAGGAAGGGGACACCCAGGTCCCCGGCTCCCGTGCAAGAAGCAACCCTCATGAGCACGGGCTCTCCTTACTCATCCCTTTCACCTTCTGATACATCTGTCACTAAGTCAGGGGGCCCTGCCCTGGGACCCCAGGCTCCCCTTCAGCCTTCCCCTGCCTCATAGCTGGGCGCAGAGCAAAGTCTCAcctggctgggggctggagaTGGGCGTGGTGGACACGGCCCTCTCCTTCTGCTTGAAAATCTCCCGTGGGTGTGCTGGCTGTGGACAGACAGGCTCCTGAAGGAGCGCGCACGGAGCCGGCAGTGAATGAGGATCCGGGAGCCATCGGCCTGCCTGGCTCCCTGCAGCTGTGCAGGGGGTCAGGAAGCAAAACACCAAAGCTGAGGGGCTCACAGGCCTCTTCCAGCATCAGGCGGAGGTCCATGCCGGGCTGAGCTTCTGCCCTTGGCTCTCCTCTCCACTGACGGCCCTGACACACCACGTGTCCCACGTTCTAATCTGCCCCAGCAGGCTGCAGGCCCCTCCCAGTAAGCGCCTCCCTCAGGCCTGCTGGGTGGGGTGTGTGCATCTGGAGGGACCCACACGGCCACCACGGCTCACAGCAGGCAGCCTGCGCACCTGTCCCAGACGAGCCTCAGCTGGTCGGGGACCCGCGCGCATCACTCTGGCCCTCAAGACTCACCTGCTCCTCTCCGCTCCTTGAAAGCACTTCCTGCTGCTCATACTTCCTGCTGGGAggggcagaggcaaaagctgcaGCCCAGGCCTCggccccccctcccctgccctgggggaCAGCCCtcgggaggggagaggaggtgggggcagCACCGCCGCACCTGTGGGGCCCGGGCTCGCCGCCCTGCTGCTGGTGGCGCTGCTCCCGGAGGGCGGCCTCACGCAGCTCCCGCTCTCGGCGCTCCTGCTCCAGCCGCCGCCGCTCCTCCTCCGCCCGCCGCTTCTCCTCCAGCTTGCggttctcctcctccttctgcgGGGAGAGGCGCAGGCGGCTGCCCCCTCGGCCTCGGCGCTGCCGGCGGCATGGACCCGCCCAGGCAGCCCGCACGGGCCGCGGTCAAGTGTGGGCTCTACAGCAACACTCGCTGCCTGGCCTTGTTCCCTAACACCTCTGACCCCTAGTTCAACCATCTGCGAATGGGTGCTACCAAGGACATCTGATCTAGGAGCTTATTGTAGGAAAAACCGAGACACAGCGAGTAAACCACTTCCTCCTGTCTGCTGCATACGGGACCAGACCGAATGCCAGCTCTCATCCTCATGCCCTGGGCGGCACTTACCTCTGCCTTGGCCCAGAAGCTGTCTTTGCCAACCCTTTTGATCTCAGACACGGCGTTGGTCTTCTGGTACACAGAGCCCTGAGGCGGACAGAGAATTCACTACAGGGTCGTCGACAGAGCAGAGCATGCAGGTAAGAACTGTTAGGATGGCACCCGGCAGGCGGAGTGGCGCCTGGCCCGGTGGCCCATAAGGAGACTGATACCAAGAGGGCCTGAAAGGCCCTGGAAACCACAAGTGGGGAAGCTCAACCCCAGACAACACTGGAGGAGTCTCTGGCTGCACCAGGCCCCTGTGGATGGAAGCCAAGGCAGGAAAGGCCCCTTGGCCTGCCTGAGATTCCTGGAGGCGGGGCAGTTCTGAGGCAGGCCTCTGGACAGGGGCCCTCAGACAGCTGACTGCCATGGCAGCGCCCACAGGGTCTCCAAGAACCCCAGCTCCCATCCCGCACCGGACCACAGGCCCACAGGCGTCCGTCTGCCCACAACTCAGAGGGGCCTGCCCTGTCCACCACCAGAAGTTTCTCCAAAGCAACCACCATCCAGGGCGGCACAGGACACTCTGGGGCCACGGCCTGGAGGGTGGATGGAATTTCCCCGCAGAGAACCTCTGCGCACACACAAGAGGCTCTGGAACTACCAGGCAGGGTCAAAGGCCACGCCTCATGCCCACCAGCACCCACCTCACCAGCAGGCAGCTCTTGCTCCTGTCAGGCTCGGGGTCACCATCTGCACCTCAGTCCGGCTCCAGGACCGGAAGCCAGGCAGGGGGAGCCCAGCCCCCGAGGGAGAAAGCGCTGAGGGCGGGCCGAATCGGTCCACAGCTAGAACCGCGCGCTCCTGCCCGGCCACCTCAGGCCCACACAGCACTCACCACCGGGGCCTGGGGGCCCGTGTCATGGAAGCGGCTGCTCTCTCCGTGGAAGGTGTAGTTGGCCCCGGAGGCCCTGGCCACCTTCTGCATGATCCACTCGGGCTCCACGTCCTCCTCGGCCCTGGCGTTGACGGTCACGTGGGCCCCCTGCAGCAGGAGCGACACTTAATGAAGAAGCAGCATTGCAATCCCAGGAGAAGACAGGCCGCACACCTCGGCCTGCACAGCGCAACAGCTGCACCGCGCTCAGGGTCGGGAGACCCTGCCAGGAACCAAGGCACGCTTGTCCCGAGGCCTCAGAAAAACCAGCTGAGGGAAACCCATCGCTCTTGTCCCAGCCTGCGTGGGAGGCCCTTGCCCTCCACGGTGTGGCCTGTTCTGTGCCGCTGTAAGACAGCCCCGGCATTAAAGGGCTTCTTTCTAGTGAATGAAATCCAACCTTCAAAGTCATCTGGAAACAAACACATTTTCTACAAAAAGCAAGTTACTGATTTCTTCTTGAGAAGTTACAACTATGACCTTGTTGTTACTAAATACCAATAAGCTTGGGACCTTCTCTTTCAGCTcctagatggagaaactgaggtgcaTCTGAAGAAGCGTTGGCAGAACCAGAAAACAAAGTCCTGAGCCTCCTTGCCAGTaaccaaagaaatgcaaagagTAAGCTGACAAGTGAACAACAAACGCTTTTTGATACAAAATGCTTTTGAAGTTAAACAAGGTTCCATTATATGATGACTGAAATAAATACGTGCAGAAATGGACCAGAAAGAACGCGTTAAAGGGAACATGCACGTTGAGGTTGCGAGCAGAAGCAGCTTTCCTTCTCGTCCAAATCCTCCTAGTACTGCTAGAAGTTTGTACTTATAAAACAAATGCAGCCCAAGGCCGAGCCCCGCCCCAAGACCAGCTCCAACAGGGCCTCCTCAAGGTCCTTCGTCCTTCCTTCCCGCTGAAGCCAGCTTGCAGGTGGTTCTGGCTACCTCCTGGGCAAGACGAGAGCAGCCTCTGGCTACGCCCTGAAGTCCAGACAGATCATCGGGACGTGAGGCACACTTCCGACTCTGGCTGTGATTCCCGCTCACTCACACCCTGGAACCTAGGGACCTGGTGAACTCTGTGAGGCCCTGTACAGAGTAGCCCTCACCTTCAGGAAGCTGGCCATGGTGCTGACGTGGTTGGCGCACGCTCCCTTCCGCACGTCATTCACACCCTCGCCGGTCTGCAACACAGCACACCCAGCATGACCCGCCAATTCCTCGGTGTGACCCAGGTCTCCCCGCAAAGCCACTGCC encodes:
- the DBNL gene encoding drebrin-like protein isoform X11 gives rise to the protein MAVNLSRNGPALQEAYEQVVNGKSPTDWALFTYEGNSNDIRVAGTGEGGLEEMVEELNSGKVMYAFCRVKDPNSGLPKFVLINWTGEGVNDVRKGACANHVSTMASFLKGAHVTVNARAEEDVEPEWIMQKVARASGANYTFHGESSRFHDTGPQAPVGSVYQKTNAVSEIKRVGKDSFWAKAEEPVCPQPAHPREIFKQKERAVSTTPISSPQPGKLRSPFLQKQLTQPETPLSRESVHATSRPRAEWAVSSRADPRQEPVPSAPPCSVPAEEEAVYEEPPEQETLYEEPPMVQQQDTSSERIDHYPGLSGKGLCARALYDYQAADETEISFDPENLITGIEVIDEGWWRGYGPDGHFGMFPANYVELIE
- the DBNL gene encoding drebrin-like protein isoform X3 — translated: MAVNLSRNGPALQEAYEQVVNGKSPTDWALFTYEGNSNDIRVAGTGEGGLEEMVEELNSGKVMYAFCRVKDPNSGLPKFVLINWGAHVTVNARAEEDVEPEWIMQKVARASGANYTFHGESSRFHDTGPQAPVGSVYQKTNAVSEIKRVGKDSFWAKAEKEEENRKLEEKRRAEEERRRLEQERRERELREAALREQRHQQQGGEPGPHSRKYEQQEVLSRSGEEQLQGARQADGSRILIHCRLRARSFRSLSVHSQHTHGRFSSRRRGPCPPRPSPAPSQQCDVFDVYRWFAGKLRSPFLQKQLTQPETPLSRESVHATSRPRAEWAVSSRADPRQEPVPSAPPCSVPAEEEAVYEEPPEQETLYEEPPMVQQQDTSSERIDHYPGLSGKGLCARALYDYQAADETEISFDPENLITGIEVIDEGWWRGYGPDGHFGMFPANYVELIE
- the DBNL gene encoding drebrin-like protein isoform X9, whose translation is MKATAMTSVWLALGTGEGVNDVRKGACANHVSTMASFLKGAHVTVNARAEEDVEPEWIMQKVARASGANYTFHGESSRFHDTGPQAPVGSVYQKTNAVSEIKRVGKDSFWAKAEKEEENRKLEEKRRAEEERRRLEQERRERELREAALREQRHQQQGGEPGPHRKYEQQEVLSRSGEEQLQGARQADGSRILIHCRLRARSFRSLSVHSQHTHGRFSSRRRGPCPPRPSPAPSQQCDVFDVYRWFAGKLRSPFLQKQLTQPETPLSRESVHATSRPRAEWAVSSRADPRQEPVPSAPPCSVPAEEEAVYEEPPEQETLYEEPPMVQQQDTSSERIDHYPGLSGKGLCARALYDYQAADETEISFDPENLITGIEVIDEGWWRGYGPDGHFGMFPANYVELIE
- the DBNL gene encoding drebrin-like protein isoform X10 translates to MKATAMTSVWLALGGAHVTVNARAEEDVEPEWIMQKVARASGANYTFHGESSRFHDTGPQAPVGSVYQKTNAVSEIKRVGKDSFWAKAEKEEENRKLEEKRRAEEERRRLEQERRERELREAALREQRHQQQGGEPGPHSRKYEQQEVLSRSGEEQLQGARQADGSRILIHCRLRARSFRSLSVHSQHTHGRFSSRRRGPCPPRPSPAPSQQCDVFDVYRWFAGKLRSPFLQKQLTQPETPLSRESVHATSRPRAEWAVSSRADPRQEPVPSAPPCSVPAEEEAVYEEPPEQETLYEEPPMVQQQDTSSERIDHYPGLSGKGLCARALYDYQAADETEISFDPENLITGIEVIDEGWWRGYGPDGHFGMFPANYVELIE
- the DBNL gene encoding drebrin-like protein isoform X6; this encodes MAVNLSRNGPALQEAYEQVVNGKSPTDWALFTYEGNSNDIRVAGTGEGGLEEMVEELNSGKVMYAFCRVKDPNSGLPKFVLINWTGEGVNDVRKGACANHVSTMASFLKGAHVTVNARAEEDVEPEWIMQKVARASGANYTFHGESSRFHDTGPQAPVGSVYQKTNAVSEIKRVGKDSFWAKAEKEEENRKLEEKRRAEEERRRLEQERRERELREAALREQRHQQQGGEPGPHRKYEQQEVLSRSGEEQEPVCPQPAHPREIFKQKERAVSTTPISSPQPGKLRSPFLQKQLTQPETPLSRESVHATSRPRAEWAVSSRADPRQEPVPSAPPCSVPAEEEAVYEEPPEQETLYEEPPMVQQQDTSSERIDHYPGLSGKGLCARALYDYQAADETEISFDPENLITGIEVIDEGWWRGYGPDGHFGMFPANYVELIE
- the DBNL gene encoding drebrin-like protein isoform X2, which encodes MAVNLSRNGPALQEAYEQVVNGKSPTDWALFTYEGNSNDIRVAGTGEGGLEEMVEELNSGKVMYAFCRVKDPNSGLPKFVLINWTGEGVNDVRKGACANHVSTMASFLKGAHVTVNARAEEDVEPEWIMQKVARASGANYTFHGESSRFHDTGPQAPVGSVYQKTNAVSEIKRVGKDSFWAKAEKEEENRKLEEKRRAEEERRRLEQERRERELREAALREQRHQQQGGEPGPHRKYEQQEVLSRSGEEQLQGARQADGSRILIHCRLRARSFRSLSVHSQHTHGRFSSRRRGPCPPRPSPAPSQQCDVFDVYRWFAGKLRSPFLQKQLTQPETPLSRESVHATSRPRAEWAVSSRADPRQEPVPSAPPCSVPAEEEAVYEEPPEQETLYEEPPMVQQQDTSSERIDHYPGLSGKGLCARALYDYQAADETEISFDPENLITGIEVIDEGWWRGYGPDGHFGMFPANYVELIE
- the DBNL gene encoding drebrin-like protein isoform X4 translates to MAVNLSRNGPALQEAYEQVVNGKSPTDWALFTYEGNSNDIRVAGTGEGGLEEMVEELNSGKVMYAFCRVKDPNSGLPKFVLINWTGEGVNDVRKGACANHVSTMASFLKGAHVTVNARAEEDVEPEWIMQKVARASGANYTFHGESSRFHDTGPQAPVKEEENRKLEEKRRAEEERRRLEQERRERELREAALREQRHQQQGGEPGPHSRKYEQQEVLSRSGEEQLQGARQADGSRILIHCRLRARSFRSLSVHSQHTHGRFSSRRRGPCPPRPSPAPSQQCDVFDVYRWFAGKLRSPFLQKQLTQPETPLSRESVHATSRPRAEWAVSSRADPRQEPVPSAPPCSVPAEEEAVYEEPPEQETLYEEPPMVQQQDTSSERIDHYPGLSGKGLCARALYDYQAADETEISFDPENLITGIEVIDEGWWRGYGPDGHFGMFPANYVELIE
- the DBNL gene encoding drebrin-like protein isoform X1, with the protein product MAVNLSRNGPALQEAYEQVVNGKSPTDWALFTYEGNSNDIRVAGTGEGGLEEMVEELNSGKVMYAFCRVKDPNSGLPKFVLINWTGEGVNDVRKGACANHVSTMASFLKGAHVTVNARAEEDVEPEWIMQKVARASGANYTFHGESSRFHDTGPQAPVGSVYQKTNAVSEIKRVGKDSFWAKAEKEEENRKLEEKRRAEEERRRLEQERRERELREAALREQRHQQQGGEPGPHSRKYEQQEVLSRSGEEQLQGARQADGSRILIHCRLRARSFRSLSVHSQHTHGRFSSRRRGPCPPRPSPAPSQQCDVFDVYRWFAGKLRSPFLQKQLTQPETPLSRESVHATSRPRAEWAVSSRADPRQEPVPSAPPCSVPAEEEAVYEEPPEQETLYEEPPMVQQQDTSSERIDHYPGLSGKGLCARALYDYQAADETEISFDPENLITGIEVIDEGWWRGYGPDGHFGMFPANYVELIE
- the DBNL gene encoding drebrin-like protein isoform X14, whose translation is MKATAMTSVWLALGTGEGVNDVRKGACANHVSTMASFLKGAHVTVNARAEEDVEPEWIMQKVARASGANYTFHGESSRFHDTGPQAPVGSVYQKTNAVSEIKRVGKDSFWAKAEKEEENRKLEEKRRAEEERRRLEQERRERELREAALREQRHQQQGGEPGPHRKYEQQEVLSRSGEEQEPVCPQPAHPREIFKQKERAVSTTPISSPQPGKLRSPFLQKQLTQPETPLSRESVHATSRPRADPRQEPVPSAPPCSVPAEEEAVYEEPPEQETLYEEPPMVQQQDTSSERIDHYPGLSGKGLCARALYDYQAADETEISFDPENLITGIEVIDEGWWRGYGPDGHFGMFPANYVELIE
- the DBNL gene encoding drebrin-like protein isoform X13 — encoded protein: MAVNLSRNGPALQEAYEQVVNGKSPTDWALFTYEGNSNDIRVAGTGEGGLEEMVEELNSGKVMYAFCRVKDPNSGLPKFVLINWGAHVTVNARAEEDVEPEWIMQKVARASGANYTFHGESSRFHDTGPQAPVGSVYQKTNAVSEIKRVGKDSFWAKAEKEEENRKLEEKRRAEEERRRLEQERRERELREAALREQRHQQQGGEPGPHSRKYEQQEVLSRSGEEQEPVCPQPAHPREIFKQKERAVSTTPISSPQPGKLRSPFLQKQLTQPETPLSRESVHATSRPRADPRQEPVPSAPPCSVPAEEEAVYEEPPEQETLYEEPPMVQQQDTSSERIDHYPGLSGKGLCARALYDYQAADETEISFDPENLITGIEVIDEGWWRGYGPDGHFGMFPANYVELIE
- the DBNL gene encoding drebrin-like protein isoform X8 encodes the protein MKATAMTSVWLALGTGEGVNDVRKGACANHVSTMASFLKGAHVTVNARAEEDVEPEWIMQKVARASGANYTFHGESSRFHDTGPQAPVGSVYQKTNAVSEIKRVGKDSFWAKAEKEEENRKLEEKRRAEEERRRLEQERRERELREAALREQRHQQQGGEPGPHSRKYEQQEVLSRSGEEQLQGARQADGSRILIHCRLRARSFRSLSVHSQHTHGRFSSRRRGPCPPRPSPAPSQQCDVFDVYRWFAGKLRSPFLQKQLTQPETPLSRESVHATSRPRAEWAVSSRADPRQEPVPSAPPCSVPAEEEAVYEEPPEQETLYEEPPMVQQQDTSSERIDHYPGLSGKGLCARALYDYQAADETEISFDPENLITGIEVIDEGWWRGYGPDGHFGMFPANYVELIE
- the DBNL gene encoding drebrin-like protein isoform X12, translated to MAVNLSRNGPALQEAYEQVVNGKSPTDWALFTYEGNSNDIRVAGTGEGGLEEMVEELNSGKVMYAFCRVKDPNSGLPKFVLINWTGEGVNDVRKGACANHVSTMASFLKGAHVTVNARAEEDVEPEWIMQKVARASGANYTFHGESSRFHDTGPQAPVGSVYQKTNAVSEIKRVGKDSFWAKAEKEEENRKLEEKRRAEEERRRLEQERRERELREAALREQRHQQQGGEPGPHRKYEQQEVLSRSGEEQEPVCPQPAHPREIFKQKERAVSTTPISSPQPGKLRSPFLQKQLTQPETPLSRESVHATSRPRADPRQEPVPSAPPCSVPAEEEAVYEEPPEQETLYEEPPMVQQQDTSSERIDHYPGLSGKGLCARALYDYQAADETEISFDPENLITGIEVIDEGWWRGYGPDGHFGMFPANYVELIE
- the DBNL gene encoding drebrin-like protein isoform X7, whose product is MAVNLSRNGPALQEAYEQVVNGKSPTDWALFTYEGNSNDIRVAGTGEGGLEEMVEELNSGKVMYAFCRVKDPNSGLPKFVLINWTGEGVNDVRKGACANHVSTMASFLKGAHVTVNARAEEDVEPEWIMQKVARASGANYTFHGESSRFHDTGPQAPVGSVYQKTNAVSEIKRVGKDSFWAKAEKEEENRKLEEKRRAEEERRRLEQERRERELREAALREQRHQQQGGEPGPHSRKYEQQEVLSRSGEEQEPVCPQPAHPREIFKQKERAVSTTPISSPQPGKLRSPFLQKQLTQPETPLSRESVHATSRPRADPRQEPVPSAPPCSVPAEEEAVYEEPPEQETLYEEPPMVQQQDTSSERIDHYPGLSGKGLCARALYDYQAADETEISFDPENLITGIEVIDEGWWRGYGPDGHFGMFPANYVELIE
- the DBNL gene encoding drebrin-like protein isoform X15 — translated: MKATAMTSVWLALGGAHVTVNARAEEDVEPEWIMQKVARASGANYTFHGESSRFHDTGPQAPVGSVYQKTNAVSEIKRVGKDSFWAKAEKEEENRKLEEKRRAEEERRRLEQERRERELREAALREQRHQQQGGEPGPHSRKYEQQEVLSRSGEEQEPVCPQPAHPREIFKQKERAVSTTPISSPQPGKLRSPFLQKQLTQPETPLSRESVHATSRPRADPRQEPVPSAPPCSVPAEEEAVYEEPPEQETLYEEPPMVQQQDTSSERIDHYPGLSGKGLCARALYDYQAADETEISFDPENLITGIEVIDEGWWRGYGPDGHFGMFPANYVELIE
- the DBNL gene encoding drebrin-like protein isoform X5, with amino-acid sequence MAVNLSRNGPALQEAYEQVVNGKSPTDWALFTYEGNSNDIRVAGTGEGGLEEMVEELNSGKVMYAFCRVKDPNSGLPKFVLINWTGEGVNDVRKGACANHVSTMASFLKGAHVTVNARAEEDVEPEWIMQKVARASGANYTFHGESSRFHDTGPQAPVGSVYQKTNAVSEIKRVGKDSFWAKAEKEEENRKLEEKRRAEEERRRLEQERRERELREAALREQRHQQQGGEPGPHSRKYEQQEVLSRSGEEQEPVCPQPAHPREIFKQKERAVSTTPISSPQPGKLRSPFLQKQLTQPETPLSRESVHATSRPRAEWAVSSRADPRQEPVPSAPPCSVPAEEEAVYEEPPEQETLYEEPPMVQQQDTSSERIDHYPGLSGKGLCARALYDYQAADETEISFDPENLITGIEVIDEGWWRGYGPDGHFGMFPANYVELIE